A genomic region of Microlunatus sagamiharensis contains the following coding sequences:
- a CDS encoding ArsA family ATPase yields the protein MRAQTPGRAHGARPTPAAPFLDVDTLIGDRSIEILICCGSGGVGKTTTSAAIAVRAAEAGRRVVVLTIDPARRLAQSLGLGELDNTPRPVLGVDDSAGGSLDAMMLDMKRTFDEVVLTHSTPEKAEQILANPFYEALSSSFSGTQEYMAMERLGQLHAQAAADARAGRPAWDLIVVDTPPARSALDFLDAPEHLSSLLDGRFIRLLLAPAKGPLRLMGVGFTLVSNAMNKILGSQIITDVQTFVRACEAIFGGFRQRAEETFARLSSEHTVFLVVATAQRDALREASYFVDRLTEERMPLGGLVVNRVHGSELDVSAERAVALAEDLEEAGPTRLEAEALRRHADLMRVAEAEAVLLDRFATARPTVPQTRVPALPSDVTALADLRQVGALLAEKDD from the coding sequence GTGAGAGCCCAGACCCCCGGCCGCGCGCACGGCGCCCGACCGACCCCTGCAGCTCCCTTCCTCGACGTCGACACCCTGATCGGCGACCGCAGCATCGAGATCCTGATCTGCTGCGGTTCCGGGGGCGTCGGCAAGACGACGACCTCCGCGGCGATCGCGGTCCGCGCGGCCGAGGCCGGCCGTCGTGTCGTCGTGCTGACCATCGACCCGGCCCGCCGGCTCGCGCAGTCGCTGGGCCTCGGCGAGCTCGACAACACCCCCCGCCCGGTGCTCGGCGTCGACGACTCCGCCGGCGGCAGCCTCGACGCGATGATGCTCGACATGAAGCGGACCTTCGACGAGGTCGTGCTCACCCACTCGACCCCGGAGAAGGCCGAGCAGATCCTGGCGAACCCCTTCTACGAGGCGCTCTCGTCCTCCTTCTCGGGGACGCAGGAGTACATGGCCATGGAGCGGCTCGGCCAGCTCCACGCGCAGGCCGCCGCGGACGCGAGGGCCGGGCGTCCCGCCTGGGACCTGATCGTCGTCGACACCCCGCCGGCCCGCTCGGCGCTGGACTTCCTCGACGCCCCCGAGCACCTGAGCTCGCTGCTCGACGGGCGGTTCATCCGCCTGCTGCTCGCGCCGGCCAAGGGACCGCTACGCCTGATGGGCGTCGGCTTCACCCTGGTCTCGAACGCGATGAACAAGATCCTCGGCAGCCAGATCATCACCGACGTGCAGACCTTCGTGCGCGCGTGCGAGGCGATCTTCGGCGGGTTCCGTCAGCGGGCGGAGGAGACGTTCGCCCGGCTGAGCTCCGAGCACACGGTGTTCCTCGTGGTCGCGACCGCCCAGCGCGACGCGCTGCGGGAGGCCTCGTACTTCGTCGACCGCCTCACCGAGGAGCGCATGCCGCTCGGGGGCCTGGTCGTGAACCGCGTCCACGGCAGCGAGCTCGACGTCTCGGCCGAGCGTGCCGTGGCCCTCGCCGAGGACCTCGAGGAGGCCGGCCCGACCCGGCTCGAGGCCGAGGCCCTGCGCCGCCACGCCGACCTGATGCGCGTGGCCGAGGCCGAGGCCGTCCTGCTCGACCGCTTCGCGACGGCACGTCCGACCGTCCCGCAGACCCGCGTGCCGGCGCTCCCCAGCGACGTCACCGCCCTCGCCGACCTCCGCCAGGTCGGCGCCCTCCTCGCCGAGAAGGACGACTGA
- a CDS encoding MBL fold metallo-hydrolase, translating into MNTHQRVERLAPAVAGVLAPNPGPMTLGGTNTWVLGRPEPGPVLVVDPGPDDEEHLRRVLEVAGGRVSAVLVTHRHLDHVAGAARFAGLAGCGVRAVDPAWRVGEDGLPDGAVLEVSGARVEVLATPGHTDDSVSLLLTHQGEDGPAGQGEQVDLLTGDTVLGFGSTVITHPDGDLGAYLASLDRLLDVVATRAVARVLPGHGPVVADPRGVLEGYRRHRQERLAQVRGAVAAGASSPEDVVRAVYPEVLGTPLERAALQSARAQLDHLAAHREP; encoded by the coding sequence ATGAACACCCACCAGCGCGTCGAGCGGCTGGCGCCGGCGGTCGCCGGGGTGCTGGCGCCGAACCCGGGCCCGATGACCCTCGGCGGCACGAACACCTGGGTGCTCGGTCGCCCCGAGCCCGGCCCCGTCCTCGTCGTCGACCCCGGGCCCGACGACGAGGAGCACCTGCGCCGCGTGCTCGAGGTGGCCGGCGGGCGGGTGTCCGCGGTCCTCGTGACCCACCGGCACCTCGACCACGTGGCGGGCGCGGCGCGGTTCGCCGGGCTGGCGGGCTGCGGCGTCCGCGCCGTCGACCCGGCCTGGCGGGTCGGGGAGGACGGGCTGCCCGACGGCGCGGTGCTCGAGGTGTCGGGCGCCCGGGTCGAGGTGCTCGCCACGCCCGGTCACACCGACGACTCGGTGAGCCTGCTGCTCACCCACCAGGGGGAGGACGGCCCCGCCGGCCAGGGCGAGCAGGTCGACCTGCTGACCGGCGACACGGTGCTCGGCTTCGGCAGCACCGTCATCACGCACCCGGACGGCGACCTCGGTGCCTACCTGGCCTCGCTCGACCGCCTGCTCGACGTGGTCGCCACGCGGGCCGTCGCGCGCGTCCTGCCCGGGCACGGTCCGGTGGTCGCCGACCCTCGCGGGGTGCTGGAGGGCTACCGCCGGCACCGGCAGGAGCGCCTCGCCCAGGTCCGCGGGGCCGTGGCGGCCGGCGCGTCGAGCCCGGAGGACGTCGTGCGGGCGGTCTACCCCGAGGTGCTCGGGACGCCGCTCGAGCGCGCGGCGCTCCAGTCGGCCCGCGCCCAGCTCGACCACCTGGCCGCTCATCGCGAGCCCTAG
- a CDS encoding NUDIX hydrolase → MGSVPARRSSEVLDGFAPPVPAAVAARAEAMAVGRRPVEPRRSASVVLLRDGARPGMDPARGVEVYLMHRHERMPFAPSVAVFPGGGVDAVDVSPSAAAADPVLACALRETAEETTVRLEADALVPWARWVTPATEPRRYDTTFYLAALPGGQEARDVSGETVRAAWTPVRQALADRGAGDLVLMPPTWSILAELTAAPDVATLLRAGAGRRVETVLPRVVPHEGGWRFAYEVLA, encoded by the coding sequence GTGGGGTCGGTGCCGGCGAGGCGGTCGAGCGAGGTGCTCGACGGCTTCGCCCCGCCGGTGCCCGCGGCCGTCGCCGCGCGGGCCGAGGCGATGGCCGTCGGCAGGCGACCGGTGGAGCCGCGGCGCTCGGCCAGCGTCGTGCTGCTGCGCGACGGAGCTCGTCCGGGGATGGACCCGGCCCGCGGTGTCGAGGTCTACCTGATGCACCGGCACGAGCGGATGCCCTTCGCCCCCTCGGTCGCGGTCTTCCCCGGCGGGGGCGTCGACGCGGTCGACGTCTCGCCTTCTGCGGCGGCCGCGGACCCGGTGCTGGCCTGCGCGCTCCGCGAGACCGCGGAGGAGACGACCGTGCGGCTCGAGGCGGACGCCCTGGTGCCGTGGGCGCGCTGGGTCACGCCGGCGACCGAGCCCCGCCGCTACGACACGACCTTCTACCTCGCCGCGCTGCCCGGGGGCCAGGAGGCCCGCGACGTCTCGGGCGAGACGGTCCGCGCCGCCTGGACCCCGGTCCGGCAGGCCCTGGCCGACCGCGGGGCCGGCGACCTGGTGCTCATGCCGCCGACGTGGTCGATCCTGGCCGAGCTGACCGCCGCGCCGGACGTGGCGACGCTGCTGCGCGCGGGCGCGGGACGCCGGGTCGAGACGGTGCTGCCCCGGGTCGTGCCGCACGAGGGCGGGTGGCGGTTCGCGTACGAGGTGCTCGCATGA
- a CDS encoding NUDIX hydrolase yields the protein MSAASQTGAEPGMPAWVARLRDELHREDRTWVDALRPAQGARQSAVLALFGEGPAGPEVLLVERALTLRSHPGQIAFPGGGADPEDVDLTDTALREAYEECGVLREGVEVLGLLPPAHVRVSGFDVTTVVAWWRTPHAAAPGDPAEVASVLRVPVADLVDPARRATAVHPLGYRGPAFAVADHLVWGLTAHLLDAVLDLAGWSRPWDAAREVEIPDRYLSDRRATSLARDDGGPDVH from the coding sequence GTGAGCGCCGCGTCGCAGACGGGCGCCGAGCCCGGGATGCCCGCCTGGGTCGCGCGCCTCCGCGACGAGCTGCACCGCGAGGACCGGACCTGGGTCGACGCCCTCCGGCCCGCGCAGGGTGCGCGCCAGTCCGCCGTCCTCGCGCTCTTCGGCGAGGGGCCGGCGGGGCCCGAGGTGCTGCTGGTCGAGCGCGCGCTGACCCTGCGCTCGCACCCCGGCCAGATCGCCTTCCCCGGCGGGGGTGCCGACCCCGAGGACGTCGACCTCACCGACACCGCGCTGCGGGAGGCGTACGAGGAGTGCGGCGTGCTGCGGGAGGGCGTCGAAGTGCTCGGCCTGCTGCCGCCCGCGCACGTGCGCGTGAGCGGCTTCGACGTGACGACGGTCGTGGCCTGGTGGCGCACGCCGCACGCGGCCGCCCCGGGCGACCCCGCCGAGGTCGCCTCCGTGCTGAGGGTGCCCGTCGCCGACCTCGTGGACCCGGCCCGCCGGGCCACCGCGGTGCACCCGCTGGGCTACCGCGGCCCGGCCTTCGCCGTGGCCGACCACCTCGTGTGGGGGCTGACCGCCCACCTGCTCGACGCCGTCCTCGACCTCGCCGGCTGGAGCCGGCCGTGGGACGCGGCGCGCGAGGTGGAGATCCCCGACCGCTACCTGAGCGACCGCCGGGCCACGAGCCTGGCCCGAGACGACGGAGGACCCGATGTCCACTGA
- the npdG gene encoding NADPH-dependent F420 reductase, which translates to MKVGILGGTGPQGRGLGRRFAMAGHEVLLGSRDAARAQETAAGLAGAGRVTGVANADATDADVVVVAVPHEGHADLLTSLAGALEGKVVVDCVNPLGFDKQGPFPIEVADGSAAQEAQRILTGSTVVAAFHHVSAVLLDDPDVTDIPGDVLVLGEDREVVGRVIELAQSIPGARGVYAGRLRLARTVEAFTANLIAVNRRYKTHAGIAVTGLPAQDEA; encoded by the coding sequence GTGAAGGTCGGGATCCTCGGCGGGACCGGCCCGCAGGGGCGCGGTCTGGGCCGCCGCTTCGCCATGGCGGGCCACGAGGTCCTGCTCGGCAGCCGCGACGCCGCCCGCGCCCAGGAGACGGCCGCGGGCCTCGCCGGGGCGGGACGGGTCACCGGCGTCGCGAACGCCGACGCCACCGACGCCGACGTGGTCGTCGTCGCCGTGCCGCACGAGGGCCACGCCGACCTGCTGACCTCGCTGGCCGGCGCCCTGGAGGGCAAGGTCGTCGTCGACTGCGTCAACCCGCTCGGCTTCGACAAGCAGGGACCGTTCCCGATCGAGGTCGCCGACGGGTCCGCCGCCCAGGAGGCCCAGCGCATCCTGACCGGCTCGACCGTCGTCGCCGCCTTCCACCACGTCAGCGCCGTGCTGCTCGACGACCCGGACGTCACCGACATCCCGGGCGACGTCCTGGTGCTCGGCGAGGACCGCGAGGTCGTGGGCCGGGTCATCGAGCTGGCGCAGTCGATCCCCGGCGCCCGCGGCGTCTACGCCGGCCGGCTGCGCCTCGCGCGCACGGTCGAGGCCTTCACCGCCAACCTCATCGCGGTCAACCGGCGCTACAAGACCCACGCGGGCATCGCGGTCACCGGCCTGCCCGCACAGGACGAGGCGTGA
- a CDS encoding ArsA family ATPase translates to MTAPRHTLHVVSGKGGTGKTTVAAGLACALATRGRRVLLCEVEGRQGLAELFGVPPLEGDEERRLTRTPAGGTVFGLSIDAEDALREYLETFYHLGLAGRALDRFGVIDFVTSIAPGLRDVLLTGKVYEAVRRGEKGLPTAYDAVVLDAPPTGRIGQFLNIHDAVSGIAKVGPIRAQADSVAALLRARTTITHLVTLLEDMPVSETEEAVAALQPSGTRVGTIIENMVNPSPFEPAVLADVAAGSVDLAVPGWDDTHNRALAAEFAVEASRTLEQQVRHDRLLRLGLPLVQVDFDPLGIDAESLFAVAEQLTDQLALEAA, encoded by the coding sequence GTGACGGCGCCGCGCCACACGCTGCACGTCGTCAGCGGCAAGGGCGGCACGGGGAAGACGACGGTCGCCGCAGGGCTGGCCTGCGCGCTCGCGACCCGCGGGCGCCGGGTGCTGCTCTGCGAGGTCGAGGGCCGCCAGGGCCTGGCCGAGCTCTTCGGGGTCCCGCCGCTGGAGGGCGACGAGGAGCGTCGCCTGACGCGTACGCCGGCCGGCGGCACCGTCTTCGGGCTGTCGATCGACGCCGAGGACGCGCTGCGCGAGTACCTCGAGACCTTCTACCACCTGGGTCTCGCCGGCCGCGCGCTCGACCGCTTCGGCGTGATCGACTTCGTCACCTCGATCGCCCCGGGCCTGCGCGACGTGCTGCTCACCGGCAAGGTCTACGAGGCGGTCCGCCGCGGGGAGAAGGGGCTGCCGACCGCGTACGACGCCGTCGTCCTCGACGCCCCGCCCACCGGCCGCATCGGGCAGTTCCTCAACATCCACGACGCCGTCTCCGGCATCGCCAAGGTCGGCCCGATCCGTGCGCAGGCCGACTCCGTCGCCGCGCTGCTGCGGGCGCGCACGACGATCACTCACCTGGTGACGCTGCTCGAGGACATGCCCGTGAGCGAGACCGAGGAGGCCGTCGCGGCGCTGCAGCCCTCGGGCACCCGGGTCGGCACGATCATCGAGAACATGGTCAACCCCTCCCCCTTCGAGCCGGCGGTCCTCGCCGACGTCGCGGCGGGCTCGGTCGACCTCGCGGTGCCCGGCTGGGACGACACCCACAACCGCGCGCTCGCGGCGGAGTTCGCCGTCGAGGCGTCACGCACCCTCGAGCAGCAGGTCCGCCACGACCGCCTGCTCCGCCTCGGGCTGCCGCTCGTCCAGGTCGACTTCGACCCGCTGGGCATCGATGCCGAGTCCCTGTTCGCGGTCGCCGAGCAGCTCACCGACCAGCTCGCCCTGGAGGCAGCGTGA
- a CDS encoding DUF4177 domain-containing protein: MTTWEYLTAPLLVHATQQILNNFGAEGWELVQVVPGPNPNSLVAYFKRPVTG; encoded by the coding sequence ATGACCACGTGGGAGTACCTGACGGCGCCGTTGCTCGTGCACGCGACCCAGCAGATCCTGAACAACTTCGGGGCGGAGGGCTGGGAGCTCGTGCAGGTCGTCCCGGGCCCCAACCCCAACAGCCTGGTGGCGTACTTCAAGCGCCCCGTGACGGGCTGA
- a CDS encoding Rv2578c family radical SAM protein — MRWAGQSVSGVVSDPDALPGLEEMPGLVRTVRTPEFAGVTFHEVMARSALNHVPASSDSPFDWTVNPYRGCTHACVYCFARRTHSYLDLDTGVDFDSEIVVKVNVAEVLARELGRPSWGREPVALGTNTDPYQRAEGRYRLMPGIIEAFAGSGTPFSVLTKGTTLRRDLPLLARAGERVPVTLGVSLAVLDEDLHATLEPGTPSPRARLELVRSIRAAGLPCQVLVAPVLPHLTDSDEDLERVVGAVAEAGATSASVMALHLRPGAREWFLRWLGREHPELAEPYAELYRGGSYVLKSYASDLAERVRPVLRRHGLDRATGWRRPSQVRRTG, encoded by the coding sequence GTGCGATGGGCTGGTCAGTCGGTGAGCGGGGTGGTCTCCGACCCCGACGCGCTGCCGGGCCTGGAGGAGATGCCCGGCCTGGTGCGCACCGTCCGGACGCCGGAGTTCGCCGGGGTCACGTTCCACGAGGTGATGGCCCGCTCGGCGCTCAACCACGTGCCGGCGAGCTCGGACAGCCCGTTCGACTGGACGGTCAACCCCTACAGGGGCTGTACGCACGCCTGCGTCTACTGCTTCGCCCGCAGGACGCACTCCTACCTCGACCTCGACACCGGCGTGGACTTCGACTCCGAGATCGTCGTCAAGGTCAACGTCGCCGAGGTCCTCGCCCGCGAGCTGGGGCGGCCCTCCTGGGGCCGCGAACCCGTCGCCCTCGGCACCAACACCGACCCCTACCAGCGGGCCGAGGGCCGCTACCGGCTGATGCCGGGGATCATCGAGGCGTTCGCGGGGTCGGGGACGCCGTTCTCGGTCCTGACCAAGGGCACCACGCTGCGCCGGGACCTGCCGCTGCTGGCCCGGGCGGGGGAGCGCGTGCCGGTGACGCTCGGCGTCTCCCTCGCCGTCCTCGACGAGGACCTCCACGCGACCCTCGAGCCGGGCACCCCGTCGCCGCGGGCGCGGCTCGAGCTGGTCCGCAGCATCCGCGCGGCCGGCCTGCCCTGCCAGGTGCTGGTCGCGCCCGTCCTGCCGCACCTGACGGACTCCGACGAGGACCTCGAGCGCGTGGTCGGCGCGGTCGCCGAGGCGGGCGCCACGTCGGCGTCGGTGATGGCGCTGCACCTGCGGCCCGGGGCCCGGGAGTGGTTCCTGCGCTGGCTCGGCCGCGAGCACCCCGAGCTGGCGGAGCCGTACGCGGAGCTCTACCGCGGCGGGTCCTACGTGCTCAAGTCGTACGCGTCCGACCTCGCCGAGCGCGTCCGGCCGGTGCTGCGGCGCCACGGCCTCGACCGGGCGACCGGCTGGCGCCGGCCCTCGCAGGTCCGCCGTACTGGTTGA
- a CDS encoding Crp/Fnr family transcriptional regulator: MDPEVLTKAPLFAELDEASAAALEQAMGSLRLTKGQILFREGETEDRLYVVVAGKIKLGRSGSAGRENLLAVLGPGQMFGELSVFDPGPRSSTATAVTAAEVRVLEHDELMAWLSDHPEVARSLLGQLAARLRRANDVVADLVFSDVPGRVAKQLLELARRFGDRKDDGVHVHHDLTQEELAQLVGASRETVNKALADFAARGWIRLEPRSVTLLDVERVERRAR; encoded by the coding sequence GTGGATCCCGAGGTGTTGACCAAGGCTCCTCTCTTCGCGGAGCTCGACGAGGCCAGCGCCGCGGCACTCGAGCAGGCCATGGGCTCGCTGCGCCTGACCAAGGGCCAGATCCTCTTCCGCGAGGGCGAGACCGAGGACCGGCTGTACGTCGTCGTCGCCGGCAAGATCAAGCTCGGCCGCAGCGGTTCGGCGGGCCGGGAGAACCTGCTCGCCGTGCTCGGCCCCGGCCAGATGTTCGGTGAGCTGTCGGTGTTCGACCCGGGCCCGCGCTCGAGCACGGCGACCGCCGTGACCGCCGCCGAGGTCCGCGTGCTCGAGCACGACGAGCTCATGGCCTGGCTCAGCGACCACCCCGAGGTGGCACGGAGCCTGCTCGGCCAGCTCGCCGCCCGGCTGCGCCGCGCGAACGACGTCGTCGCCGACCTCGTCTTCTCCGACGTGCCCGGGCGGGTGGCCAAGCAGCTGCTCGAGCTCGCCCGCCGTTTCGGCGACCGCAAGGACGACGGCGTGCACGTCCACCACGACCTGACCCAGGAGGAGCTGGCCCAGCTCGTCGGGGCGTCGCGGGAGACGGTGAACAAAGCCCTGGCCGACTTCGCCGCCCGCGGCTGGATCCGGCTCGAGCCGCGCTCGGTCACCCTGCTCGACGTCGAGCGCGTGGAGCGCCGCGCGCGCTAG
- a CDS encoding RidA family protein: protein MTSDADRPGSPTARLEALGLTLPAVAPPVAAYVPAVRMGSTVWTSGQLPFVEGRLPATGVVGDGLRSAVDAESAYGYARTAALNALAAVAEQAGGLDQVVRILKVVVFVASAPDFTGQPGVANGASELFGEVFGSAHARSAVGVVVLPLDSPVEVEVVAEVRTSPGVVPV, encoded by the coding sequence GTGACGAGTGACGCCGACCGGCCGGGCTCGCCGACCGCCAGGCTCGAGGCGCTCGGCCTGACCCTGCCGGCGGTCGCGCCGCCGGTGGCCGCGTACGTCCCGGCGGTCCGGATGGGCTCGACGGTCTGGACCAGCGGCCAGCTGCCCTTCGTCGAGGGCCGGCTGCCGGCGACCGGCGTGGTCGGTGACGGCCTGCGCTCCGCGGTCGACGCCGAGTCGGCGTACGGCTACGCCCGCACCGCGGCCCTCAACGCGCTGGCCGCGGTCGCCGAGCAGGCCGGCGGTCTCGACCAGGTCGTCCGGATCCTCAAGGTCGTCGTCTTCGTGGCGAGCGCCCCGGACTTCACCGGTCAGCCCGGCGTGGCCAACGGCGCGAGCGAGCTCTTCGGCGAGGTCTTCGGCAGCGCGCACGCGCGCAGCGCCGTCGGCGTCGTGGTGCTGCCGCTCGACTCGCCGGTCGAGGTCGAGGTCGTCGCCGAGGTCCGCACCAGCCCGGGCGTCGTCCCGGTCTGA
- a CDS encoding TlpA family protein disulfide reductase — protein sequence MTARARAAALALLAALVLAGCTETPSVVRGPAASGSASGGGAVQAPADADPAPNVDLATAKRAAGIPDCPTSGAAPVEDGLPEVTVECLGGGRPVTLSGLRGPMLVNVWGSWCGPCRAEAPFLAEAGRSSAVRVLGVDYPDVPEAAVESAGSAGWTYPQLYDADLAFRTRLQVMALPQTFFVREDGTVAGRHAGPFTSSAQLDDLSRQYLGVAP from the coding sequence ATGACGGCGCGGGCACGCGCGGCGGCGCTGGCGCTGCTCGCCGCGCTCGTGCTCGCCGGGTGCACCGAGACGCCGAGCGTGGTCCGCGGTCCCGCCGCGAGCGGCTCGGCCTCCGGCGGCGGGGCGGTGCAGGCCCCGGCCGACGCCGACCCGGCGCCGAACGTCGACCTGGCCACCGCCAAGCGCGCAGCCGGGATCCCGGACTGCCCGACGAGCGGGGCCGCGCCGGTCGAGGACGGGCTGCCCGAGGTCACCGTGGAGTGCCTGGGCGGCGGACGTCCCGTGACGCTCTCCGGGCTACGCGGCCCGATGCTGGTCAACGTCTGGGGGTCGTGGTGCGGCCCCTGCCGGGCGGAGGCCCCCTTCCTGGCGGAGGCCGGGCGCTCGAGCGCGGTCAGGGTCCTCGGCGTCGACTACCCCGACGTGCCCGAGGCCGCCGTGGAGTCCGCCGGTTCGGCCGGCTGGACCTATCCCCAGCTGTACGACGCCGACCTCGCCTTCCGCACCCGCCTCCAGGTGATGGCCCTGCCGCAGACCTTCTTCGTGCGCGAGGACGGCACGGTCGCCGGCCGGCACGCGGGCCCGTTCACCTCGTCGGCGCAGCTCGACGACCTGAGCCGTCAGTACCTGGGCGTCGCCCCGTGA
- a CDS encoding S1C family serine protease: MTSEDQRGSGDSNPSGTPSGYGRSEADQPWFPFSSSEQDSQGTGGYPPPANGGWGGSHPSGWDAQQHGAPQAAGQQGPQQGGQRWGSAAYGGYGTTPSYGTGAYGGQQYGAQAYAQPAATTVLERPKRRRGGLIAAAALAAVVGAGAGIGSYATLGGSTGATSPISVTTVPAANSPVLDGTVSAAAAKIDPSVVTITVQAGSSGDIGSGVVLDTEGHILTNDHVVSAAAGSGRSSVTVTFPDGRTAPATVVGTSGTNDLAVIKVDGVSDLKPAVFAKSDSIKVGQAVVAAGAPLGLAESVTSGIVSNTARPVRSGDDNDAVYLAVQTDAAINPGNSGGPLVDLNGSVVGINSSIASTSSGSQGSQSGNIGIGFAIPSDVAVRVASELIANGKSVNAALGVTVGGADNGISTATGVPLQSVTANGAAAAAGLREGDTVTKVDDFHTTTPDGLIAATRYYAPGTTVTVTYVRDGGAPQTVDVKLGSA; this comes from the coding sequence ATGACCTCGGAAGACCAGCGCGGCAGCGGCGACAGCAACCCCTCGGGCACCCCCTCCGGCTACGGCCGGTCCGAGGCGGACCAGCCCTGGTTCCCCTTCTCCTCGTCGGAGCAGGACAGCCAGGGCACGGGCGGCTACCCGCCGCCCGCGAATGGTGGCTGGGGCGGCTCGCACCCGTCGGGCTGGGACGCGCAGCAGCACGGCGCCCCGCAGGCCGCGGGTCAGCAGGGACCTCAGCAGGGCGGCCAGCGCTGGGGGAGCGCCGCGTACGGCGGCTACGGCACCACCCCGTCCTACGGGACCGGCGCGTACGGGGGCCAGCAGTACGGCGCCCAGGCCTACGCGCAGCCGGCCGCGACCACGGTGCTCGAGCGCCCGAAGCGCCGCCGCGGTGGCCTGATCGCCGCAGCCGCGCTGGCCGCGGTCGTCGGCGCCGGGGCGGGCATCGGCTCGTACGCGACGCTCGGCGGCTCGACCGGGGCGACCTCGCCGATCAGCGTGACCACGGTCCCGGCCGCCAACAGCCCGGTCCTCGACGGCACGGTGAGCGCCGCGGCGGCCAAGATCGACCCGTCGGTCGTGACCATCACGGTGCAGGCCGGCAGCAGCGGCGACATCGGCAGCGGCGTCGTGCTCGACACCGAGGGCCACATCCTCACCAACGACCACGTCGTCTCCGCGGCCGCCGGCTCGGGGCGCTCGAGCGTCACCGTCACCTTCCCCGACGGCCGTACGGCGCCCGCCACCGTGGTCGGCACCTCGGGGACGAACGACCTCGCGGTGATCAAGGTCGACGGCGTCTCGGACCTCAAGCCCGCGGTCTTCGCCAAGTCCGACTCGATCAAGGTCGGCCAGGCCGTGGTCGCCGCCGGCGCCCCCCTCGGGCTGGCGGAGTCCGTGACCAGCGGCATCGTCTCCAACACGGCGCGGCCGGTCCGTTCCGGCGACGACAACGACGCGGTCTACCTCGCCGTGCAGACCGACGCCGCGATCAACCCCGGCAACTCCGGCGGCCCGCTCGTCGACCTGAACGGCTCGGTGGTCGGCATCAACTCCTCCATCGCGAGCACGAGCTCCGGCTCGCAGGGCAGCCAGTCCGGCAACATCGGCATCGGCTTCGCCATCCCCTCCGACGTCGCCGTCCGCGTCGCCAGCGAGCTCATCGCCAACGGCAAGTCGGTGAACGCGGCCCTCGGGGTGACGGTCGGCGGTGCGGACAACGGCATCTCGACGGCCACCGGCGTCCCGCTGCAGAGCGTCACCGCGAACGGCGCGGCCGCGGCGGCCGGGCTGCGCGAGGGCGACACGGTCACCAAGGTCGACGACTTCCACACCACGACGCCGGACGGCCTCATCGCTGCGACCCGCTACTACGCGCCGGGCACGACGGTGACCGTCACCTACGTCCGCGACGGCGGCGCCCCGCAGACCGTGGACGTCAAGCTCGGCAGCGCCTAA
- the nth gene encoding endonuclease III: MSPSDSRTALVRRARAIDRTLAGTYPDAHVELDFTTPLELLVATILSAQSTDKRVNTITPTLFARYPDAAAYAGADRAELEVLITPTGFFRAKTDTLLKLGAQLVERFDGEVPTTLRELVTLPGVGRKTANVVLGNAFGVPGITVDTHFGRLSRRFGWTSDTDPDLVEAQVGALFPKKDWVMLCHHVIWHGRRRCHARNPACGACPVARLCPSYGEGETDPTKAAKLVREPRG, from the coding sequence GTGAGCCCGAGCGACAGCCGGACCGCCCTGGTCCGCCGAGCCCGCGCCATCGACAGGACCCTCGCGGGCACCTATCCCGACGCGCACGTCGAGCTCGACTTCACCACGCCGCTCGAGCTGCTGGTGGCCACGATCCTGTCCGCGCAGAGCACGGACAAGCGGGTCAACACGATCACCCCGACGCTCTTCGCCCGCTATCCCGACGCGGCGGCGTACGCGGGCGCGGACCGCGCCGAGCTCGAGGTGCTGATCACCCCGACCGGGTTCTTCCGCGCCAAGACCGACACCCTGCTCAAGCTCGGCGCCCAGCTCGTGGAGCGCTTCGACGGCGAGGTGCCGACGACGCTGCGCGAGCTCGTGACCCTGCCGGGCGTCGGCCGCAAGACCGCGAACGTCGTGCTGGGCAACGCGTTCGGAGTCCCCGGCATCACCGTCGACACCCACTTCGGTCGGCTCTCGCGCCGCTTCGGCTGGACGAGCGACACCGACCCGGACCTCGTCGAGGCCCAGGTCGGCGCGCTCTTCCCCAAGAAGGACTGGGTCATGCTGTGCCACCACGTGATCTGGCACGGCCGCCGGCGCTGCCACGCCCGCAACCCCGCGTGCGGCGCGTGCCCGGTCGCGCGGCTCTGCCCCTCGTACGGGGAGGGCGAGACCGACCCGACCAAGGCCGCCAAGCTCGTCCGCGAGCCGCGCGGATGA
- a CDS encoding WhiB family transcriptional regulator encodes MSVITHADWTIDAKCRGMEDALFPEASEQKRVRQLCMGCPVRMNCLSEALDNRIEWGVWGGMTERERRQLLRQRPDVSSWADLLMGGQRSVERAA; translated from the coding sequence ATGTCTGTCATCACGCACGCCGACTGGACGATCGACGCCAAGTGCCGGGGCATGGAGGACGCCCTGTTTCCTGAGGCGTCGGAGCAGAAGCGGGTCCGCCAGCTCTGCATGGGTTGCCCGGTCCGCATGAACTGCCTCAGCGAGGCCCTCGACAACCGCATCGAGTGGGGTGTGTGGGGCGGCATGACCGAGCGCGAGCGCCGTCAGCTGCTGCGCCAGCGCCCCGACGTCTCCTCCTGGGCCGACCTCCTCATGGGTGGTCAGCGCTCGGTCGAGCGCGCAGCCTGA